In Streptococcus gallolyticus subsp. gallolyticus DSM 16831, the sequence CGTCAAGCATTGGCTGAAAAACTTGATGTTGATGCACGTTCAGTTCACGCATACATCATGGGTGAACACGGTGACTCAGAATTTGCAGTTTGGTCACACGCTAACGTTGCAGGTGTAAACCTTGAAAACTACCTTAAAGACGTTCAAAACGTTAACGAAGCTGAATTGGTTGAACTTTTCGAAGGTGTTCGTGACGCTGCTTACTCAATCATCAACAAAAAAGGTGCTACATTCTACGGTATCGCTGTTGCGCTTGCTCGTATCACTAAAGCAATCCTTGATGACGAAAATGCAGTTCTTCCACTTTCTGTATTCCAAGAAGGTCAATACCCTGGCGTAACTGACTGCTACATCGGTCAACCAGCTATCGTTGGTGCTCACGGTATCGTTCGTCCAGTTAACATTCCTTTGAATGACGCTGAACAACAAAAAATGGAAGCTTCTGCTAAAGAATTGAAAGCTATCATCGACGAAGCTTTCTCTAAAGAAGAATTCGCTTCTGCAGCTAAAAACTAATTTTAGTTTTTAACATAATAAAAGCTATCCTGAATCAGGATAGCTTTTTTGTATTCTATTTATTTCGCATTCAATGCTGCCATTGTAATATAGTTGTATGGTTTGTTGAAGTGCGGTAGGAAGAATAAGTCTGTTAAAGCAAGTTTATCAATCGTTACTTGTTCTTGGATAGCAAGAGAGAATAAGTGAATTCCCATTGAGATGTCTTTTTTCGCCATTATTTGTGCACCAAGAATGACACGTGATGTTTTATCATAAACAATTTTTAGAGTAACTTGGAAATTATCTTTTTGAATGAATTCTGGTTTTTGATTATCCACATACTCGACTTCAAGAGCATCAAAGCCTTTTGCTTTTGCCTTTTCTAGAGTCAATCCTGTCGAAACCATATTCAAGCCATAAATTGAAATACCATTTGAACCTTGAACACCTGCTCCTTCTAGTTTATGACCACAAGCGTTGTGTGCTGCAACAATTCCTGTACGAACAGCATTTGAAGCAAGGGCGATGTAATCTGTTGATTGTGTCGCATTGTTATAAATCGTAGCACAATCACCGATAGCATAGACATCAGGCATACTTGTTTCTTGGTATTTATCAACTAAAAAGGCACCATTTGGGAACAATTTAATTTTATCTTGAGCCAATGCTGTATTGGGACGAAAACCAACCGCTAGAATAACCATATCGACATCATATTCTGATTTATCAGTGATGATTTTTTCCACTTTTGTCTTACCAACAATTTCCTGCACAGCTTCTCCAAATGCTAAATGAATGCCGTGTTCTTGTAAATTATTTGCCATTGCGTCACTCAAATCGCGGTCATAATATCCAGCTAAACAAGTCTCTGCAACGTCGATAAGCGTTACTTCTTTTCCTTTGCGTTGGAAAGCTTCTGCTAATTCAACACCGATATAGCCTGCTCCGACGACAGCTACACGAGAAATAGCTTTCTCTTTCAATCTCTCAATAACATCTTCAGCATTCTGATAAAGTTTAACAAATTGAACGTTTTCGAGTTTTGATTCAAATTCAAGCGAATTTTCTTTCATGCTAACACCCTTAATTGGCGGGATGATTGGCTGTGAGCCTGTTGCAAAAATTAATTTATCATATGTTTCAAAATGTTTTTGCCCATCAACAAGTGCTGTGATTTCTTTTTTATCATAATCAATCGATTCCACAGGAGAATTCATATAAACTTTAGCACCAAGTTGTTCTAATTCATCCTTGTCTGAATAGAATAATCCTTCAGGTCCAGCGATTTGTTCTCCGATCCATAATGCCATACCACAACCGAGAAATGAAATGTTTGAATTTTGGTCAAAAACAACCACTTCATTTTCAGTACCATAATTGGTTAACATTGTCTTTATGCAAGCTGTACCAGCATGATTTGCTCCAATAACAACAATTTTACTCATAGAAAGTAACCTCTAACTAATTAAATTTAACATGACTAATATACCATACCTATAAAACGCTTACAAATAATTTGCTTATAAAAAAATAAGCTGGTAAAACCAACTTATTTTCACTTTATTTAGATTTAATATAGTTAACACCATCAGCCTTAGGTGCTACTGCTTTACCGAAGAAGGCAGCCAAAACGACAATTGTCAAAACGTATGGTGCTACTTTTAGGTAAACAGATGGGATACTTGAGAAGAATGGTAATTGTGCACCAATAATCGCAAGTGACTGTGACAATCCAAAGAACAAGCTTGAAAGCATTGCACCGATTGGATTCCAACGACCAAAAATCATGGCAGCTAAAGCAATGAAACCTGGACCAGCGATTGTTGTAACCGCAAAGTTATTAGAGATCGTTTGCGCGTAAACAGCACCTCCGATACCACCAAAGAAACCTGAAATCATAACTCCAGCATAACGCATAAGATAGACATTGATTCCAAGCGTATCAGCGGCTTGTGGATGCTCACCAACAGAACGCAAGCGAAGTCCAAAACGTGTTTTGAAAATGATAAACCATGAAATAAACGACACTAAAATGGCAACGTAAGCAACCAATGACGTATTGTTAAAGAAAATTTGTCCAATAACTGGGATATCTTTTAAAATTGGGAATGAAAAACGTCCAAATGTTTCTGAGATGGTATCCGTCTGCCCTTTACCAAAAAGGTAACGACATTGAAAGACTGCAAATGAAGGTGCAATCAAATTCAATACAGTCCCAGAAACAACGTGGTCTGCTCGGAAATTAATTGTTGCGACAGCGTGGATTAGTGAGTAAAGCACACCGACGAATCCAGCAACGATTGAGGCAACCCATGGTGTAGCATTTCCGAAAACATCTGCAAAGCTAAGGTTAAAGAGAACACCAGAGAATGCCCCCATGACCATAATCCCTTCAAGTCCCACATTTACAACACCAGCACGTTCAGAGAAAGTTCCGCCGATACTAGTAAAAATTAAAGGTGCAGAATAGATTAACATGGAAGAAACTAATAGGGCTAACATTGTTGTAAAACTCATTTTACTTTCCTCCTTCTACTTTTTTAGTTTTAAGAAAATGACGGATCATATAATCTGCTCCAACAAAGAAAATAATGAAAGCAGAAACAACGTCAATAACTTCTGACGGAATACCAATCATACCTGTTTTACCAATTGAAAGAACAGCATACAAGAACGCAGCAAATGGAATACCAATAGCATTATTAACCGCAAGAAGCGAAACCGCCATACCATCCCAACCAATGCTTAATGAACTTGTTTGAGAATAAACATTTTCAAATGTTCCTAGACCTTCTACTGTTCCACCAAGACCAGCAAGTGCTCCTGAGATAATCATTGAAATGATAATTAGGCGTTTAGCAGACATACCAGCATATTCTGCTGCATGTGGGTTAATACCAACAGATGTGATTTCGTAGCCAAGTGTTGTTTTCTTCATCATAAACCAGATGATAATAACAGCGATAAAAGCGATGAAAATACCAATATTCATACGTGAATTGTTTGTTAGTGCTGAGAGCCATTCTGTCTGATAAGAGGCATTTTCAGAAACTTTGATAGTTGCTTCTGTTGTACGCATGATATTGTCAGGAAAAACATTTTGGATAAGGTACTGTGTTGAATACAAAATGATATAGTTCATCATAATTGTGACAATAACTTCACTTGTTCCAAGGAATGCACGCAAGATACCAGGAATTGCACCAGCGATACCACCAGCAACAAGTCCAACAACGATAGTACAAATCACTGAAATTGGTTTTGGTAAATCAGGGAAAGAAAGTGCGAACCACACTGACATTACCCAACCGATCAAAGCTTGACCCGGAAGTCCAACGTTGAAGAAACCAGCTTTTGAAGCAACCGAGAAACCAAGAGCGATTAAGATAAGCGGACCCATGGCACGGAAGATTTCACCGATATTTTTAATAGAACCAAATGCAGTATAAAGTAGGTCGTTATACCCCCAAAGAGGATTATAACCAAAGCAAAGCATGAGGATTGCCCCTAATAACATACCGAGAACAACGGCAATTAAAGGAACAGCCCATTTTTGTGTTTTCTTAGACATTAGCATCCTCCTTTTCCACTTTTCCGCCAGCCATCAAAATACCAAGTTCTTGTTTATTGGTTTGGGCAGCGTCTAAGATACCTTGAATTTTACCATCATGAATAACGGCAATACGGTCGGAAACATCAAGGATTTCATCTAATTCAAAACTAATAACGAGTACAGCTTTTCCTTTATCACGCTCAGCAACAAGACGTTTGCGAATGTATTCAATCGCACCAACGTCTAGTCCACGTGTTGGTTGGTTAACAATCAACAAATCTGGATTACGATCAATTTCACGAGCGATAACTGCTTTTTGTTGGTTACCACCAGAAAGCGCACCGCCTGCTACCAATTCACTAGCAGCGCGGACATCAAATTCTGCCATCAACTCACGGGCGTGTTCGTTTAATTTATTATAGTTCATGAAACCGTGTTTACTAAATGGTTCTTTATAGTATGTTTGAAGAGCGATATTTTCAGCAATTGTCATATCTAGAACCATACCATCACGATGACGATCTTCAGGAACATGACCAACACCTAATTCCGTAATCTTACGAGGACGTTCATTCGTCATGTCCACGCCTTTAATGATGACGTTACCTGATTCGACCTTACGAAGACCAGTGATTGCTTCAACAAGTTCACTTTGCCCATTACCATCGATACCAGCAATACCAACAATCTCACCTGCACGGACATCCAGAGAAAGTTCTTTGACCGCAGGAACACCACGATTTTCGTTAACAACTAAATCCTTAACGGAAAGAACAACGTCTTTT encodes:
- the nox gene encoding H2O-forming NADH oxidase; protein product: MSKIVVIGANHAGTACIKTMLTNYGTENEVVVFDQNSNISFLGCGMALWIGEQIAGPEGLFYSDKDELEQLGAKVYMNSPVESIDYDKKEITALVDGQKHFETYDKLIFATGSQPIIPPIKGVSMKENSLEFESKLENVQFVKLYQNAEDVIERLKEKAISRVAVVGAGYIGVELAEAFQRKGKEVTLIDVAETCLAGYYDRDLSDAMANNLQEHGIHLAFGEAVQEIVGKTKVEKIITDKSEYDVDMVILAVGFRPNTALAQDKIKLFPNGAFLVDKYQETSMPDVYAIGDCATIYNNATQSTDYIALASNAVRTGIVAAHNACGHKLEGAGVQGSNGISIYGLNMVSTGLTLEKAKAKGFDALEVEYVDNQKPEFIQKDNFQVTLKIVYDKTSRVILGAQIMAKKDISMGIHLFSLAIQEQVTIDKLALTDLFFLPHFNKPYNYITMAALNAK
- a CDS encoding ABC transporter permease; this encodes MSFTTMLALLVSSMLIYSAPLIFTSIGGTFSERAGVVNVGLEGIMVMGAFSGVLFNLSFADVFGNATPWVASIVAGFVGVLYSLIHAVATINFRADHVVSGTVLNLIAPSFAVFQCRYLFGKGQTDTISETFGRFSFPILKDIPVIGQIFFNNTSLVAYVAILVSFISWFIIFKTRFGLRLRSVGEHPQAADTLGINVYLMRYAGVMISGFFGGIGGAVYAQTISNNFAVTTIAGPGFIALAAMIFGRWNPIGAMLSSLFFGLSQSLAIIGAQLPFFSSIPSVYLKVAPYVLTIVVLAAFFGKAVAPKADGVNYIKSK
- a CDS encoding ABC transporter ATP-binding protein; protein product: MTQEKVIEMREITKKFGDFVANDHINLEVKKGEIHALLGENGAGKSTLMNMLAGLLQPTSGEILVKGEVAHLDSPSKSTKMGIGMVHQHFMLVEAFTVAENIILGNEVTKKGGILNLKKATEEIKELSERYGLAVDPSAKISDITVGAQQRVEILKTLYRGADIIIFDEPTAVLTPSEIAELLDIMRNLVKEGKSIILITHKLDEIRAVADRVTVIRHGKSIQTVPVADSTSEELAEMMVGRAVSFKTEKIPANPKDVVLSVKDLVVNENRGVPAVKELSLDVRAGEIVGIAGIDGNGQSELVEAITGLRKVESGNVIIKGVDMTNERPRKITELGVGHVPEDRHRDGMVLDMTIAENIALQTYYKEPFSKHGFMNYNKLNEHARELMAEFDVRAASELVAGGALSGGNQQKAVIAREIDRNPDLLIVNQPTRGLDVGAIEYIRKRLVAERDKGKAVLVISFELDEILDVSDRIAVIHDGKIQGILDAAQTNKQELGILMAGGKVEKEDANV
- a CDS encoding L-lactate dehydrogenase; translation: MTATKQHKKVILVGDGAVGSSYAFALVNQGIAQELGIIEIPQLFDKAVGDAEDLSHALAFTSPKKIYAAKYEDCADADLVVITAGAPQKPGETRLDLVGKNLAINKSIVTEVVKSGFNGIFLVAANPVDVLTYSTWKFSGFPKERVIGSGTSLDSARFRQALAEKLDVDARSVHAYIMGEHGDSEFAVWSHANVAGVNLENYLKDVQNVNEAELVELFEGVRDAAYSIINKKGATFYGIAVALARITKAILDDENAVLPLSVFQEGQYPGVTDCYIGQPAIVGAHGIVRPVNIPLNDAEQQKMEASAKELKAIIDEAFSKEEFASAAKN
- a CDS encoding ABC transporter permease; amino-acid sequence: MSKKTQKWAVPLIAVVLGMLLGAILMLCFGYNPLWGYNDLLYTAFGSIKNIGEIFRAMGPLILIALGFSVASKAGFFNVGLPGQALIGWVMSVWFALSFPDLPKPISVICTIVVGLVAGGIAGAIPGILRAFLGTSEVIVTIMMNYIILYSTQYLIQNVFPDNIMRTTEATIKVSENASYQTEWLSALTNNSRMNIGIFIAFIAVIIIWFMMKKTTLGYEITSVGINPHAAEYAGMSAKRLIIISMIISGALAGLGGTVEGLGTFENVYSQTSSLSIGWDGMAVSLLAVNNAIGIPFAAFLYAVLSIGKTGMIGIPSEVIDVVSAFIIFFVGADYMIRHFLKTKKVEGGK